One Bacteroidota bacterium DNA window includes the following coding sequences:
- a CDS encoding ornithine cyclodeaminase family protein, with translation MPKHSLIFNRSDIQSLMSLTEHIEVVENAFRLYAEGEVLSPGLLHFDSGNGEFHIKVGGLKFPKVYFGLKSNGGFFQNKAKYGLPNIQGLILLHDGENGFPLAIFESGDITIKRTGAATAVAAKYLALEDADNVTICGCGIQGQIQLESIMQVRSIKRVFAYDKNEEAMTNYIEKMSGKLKIEVLPVSDLGEAILQSQICVCCTPSKEAFIKNEYIHEGLFIAAVGADSPEKQELDPQILADHKVVADILVQCVEVGEIHHAIHAGLMSKEDIYSELGDIIIGKKKGRESHKEVIIYDATGTALQDVAAAAFIYEKAIKQNIGYPFQFPA, from the coding sequence GTGCCCAAACATTCATTGATTTTCAACAGAAGCGACATTCAATCATTGATGTCGCTTACAGAACATATAGAAGTTGTAGAAAATGCATTCAGGTTGTACGCTGAAGGAGAAGTCTTAAGTCCGGGTCTGCTTCATTTTGATTCGGGAAATGGTGAATTTCATATTAAAGTCGGTGGGTTAAAATTTCCTAAAGTTTATTTCGGTTTAAAAAGTAATGGAGGCTTTTTCCAGAATAAAGCAAAATATGGTCTTCCAAATATTCAAGGATTAATCTTACTTCATGATGGTGAAAACGGATTTCCTTTGGCCATTTTTGAATCAGGCGATATTACTATAAAAAGAACCGGGGCAGCAACGGCTGTTGCCGCAAAATATCTTGCATTAGAAGATGCTGATAATGTTACTATTTGTGGGTGTGGAATTCAGGGGCAAATTCAATTGGAGTCGATTATGCAGGTGCGAAGCATCAAAAGAGTATTTGCTTATGACAAGAATGAAGAAGCGATGACCAACTATATCGAAAAAATGTCGGGTAAACTGAAAATTGAGGTTTTACCGGTATCAGACTTAGGAGAAGCCATTTTGCAAAGTCAAATTTGTGTTTGTTGTACTCCTTCCAAAGAAGCTTTTATCAAAAATGAATATATTCATGAGGGACTATTTATTGCTGCTGTTGGAGCTGATAGCCCTGAAAAGCAAGAATTAGATCCTCAAATTTTGGCAGACCATAAAGTTGTTGCCGATATTTTAGTACAATGTGTTGAAGTTGGAGAAATTCACCATGCTATTCATGCAGGCTTGATGAGCAAAGAAGACATTTATTCAGAACTTGGAGATATCATTATTGGCAAGAAAAAAGGCAGGGAATCCCATAAGGAAGTAATCATTTATGATGCTACCGGAACGGCTCTTCAGGATGTAGCTGCAGCTGCATTTATTTATGAAAAAGCCATAAAACAAAATATTGGATACCCATTTCAGTTTCCTGCATAA
- a CDS encoding T9SS type A sorting domain-containing protein produces MKLKKIIFTLLFILVFQIGYTQDWQQKFEELKSRKSELTFFDIQDAFNEYWKPFNVKNGKYIRNGEEIKAPGWKLFKRWEWYWESRVDLETGEFPETTTEKEWEKYKSSSNFSQLKSSNGSWTSMGPVNSDGGYAGIGRINCISFHPTDTNTYWVGAPSGGLWKTTDDGNSWTALTDNNNVLGVSDIAIPSDYATSNTLYIATGDRDGGSAHTLGGGNSGDNNTIGFLKSTNGGSTWSSAGSFNLSAGYLSGFLRIHPKNNSVLYGGISNAVYKTTDGATTWGTYIYRDSSYVIDMEFHPTNPDTLYIASKGSRPKITRSLDGGVTWTVRQAFESTDRRIELAVSPNAPSMVYAAVTNSGGGLSGIYRSLDNGETFDKIFDGAVSGHSIMGYYSDGSGNNTGQGWYDLALAVSPTDANTLYLGGINTWKSIDGGVSWTINNMWTDHSNYNKAVPKAPEVHADKHVLKFQSPYTLFEGNDGGIYKSTNGGASWTDLTNGMTISQIYRLGVSATSLNTVITGLQDNGSKLFHNGTWYDVKGGDGMECLIDYTNQNIQYATYIDGQIARTTNLWATATDIYKNIGDGTLEGHWVTPFLIDPVDHNTIYVGYQDVWKSTDLGDSFVNISSINTSNNIRSMAIAPSNNKVMYVADQSRLWVTTNGGNTWADVTGNLPTRITYLAVHANDPNTVWATLGGYTGNQVYESTSGGTTWTNISTGLPSLPAFSIVQNKYALTKNQLYVGTDRGVYFKDGTANWTLFNTGLPNVMVTELDIYYNSSSPDSSILFASTYGRGLWKSDLKEIPILSVDASILEIVLPKEKTYCMETKISPTIIVKNNGTNNITSFILSYNINGGAPISYSWTGSLAKGKIDTITFAEISLLVGTYTFNASLSNINGGLDEVSINNNKSINYTIVSGNYTYPITEGFNSSSIPVCWTEEIVRDLGGVAPKLTYVGASTNPTQTPYEGTHMVKFNSDDCERGDQIRLISPAYSSEGKSNITVSFQWSESATYSNQDSLTVQWSTNGISWNYGKTFIRYNNANPGWESKTFTLPVDAENKTSLYIAFLFTADYGINCYFDNFKITVQEPAAATITTGVISGSPFNISSTTGTSINVPFTSTGTYTSNQYKTYLSNASGSFTNEVEIGSLTSDANSGTIQASIPAGTSAGTSYKVRVKSSNPVIIGSESSSFEIRTTTSSITLGSISGSPFVVSKILGKVINIPFTISGGFTANTFTAFLSNKNGEFSTETQIGTLVSNNSGVLMGIIPTNTPSGEAYKARIKSSNPVITSLESAAFSIVLDTIGPTVTVTSNVANPTNVSPIDVSIVFSEQVSGFDISKITVVNATKNQFTLLGNSSFSVKLSPIVDGIVSASVAQGVAFDALGNPNSASQPWNTNYIRALGIEDLLKEGILIFPNPASNVLNIKFEKIRKMVMLNVIGLDGRLYHSIELLNSNNYQLDISNLAKGMYIIRMITEENVINAQLIKQ; encoded by the coding sequence ATGAAACTGAAGAAAATCATATTTACATTGTTATTCATACTTGTTTTTCAAATTGGATACACTCAAGATTGGCAACAAAAATTTGAAGAATTAAAAAGTAGAAAAAGTGAGTTGACCTTTTTTGATATTCAAGATGCATTTAATGAATACTGGAAACCATTTAATGTAAAGAACGGAAAATATATCAGGAATGGAGAAGAAATTAAGGCCCCGGGCTGGAAGTTGTTTAAGCGATGGGAGTGGTATTGGGAATCAAGAGTAGATCTTGAAACCGGAGAATTTCCCGAAACTACAACTGAAAAGGAATGGGAGAAATATAAATCTTCATCTAATTTTTCACAACTAAAAAGCTCAAATGGAAGTTGGACAAGCATGGGTCCGGTCAACTCTGATGGTGGCTATGCAGGAATTGGTCGAATTAATTGTATTTCATTTCATCCGACAGATACAAATACTTATTGGGTTGGAGCACCCAGCGGAGGGCTGTGGAAAACAACCGATGATGGTAATAGTTGGACAGCTTTAACCGATAATAACAATGTTTTAGGGGTTAGTGATATTGCAATTCCATCAGATTATGCAACTTCAAATACTTTATATATAGCAACAGGTGATAGGGATGGTGGATCTGCCCATACATTAGGTGGAGGAAATAGTGGGGATAACAATACCATTGGATTTCTAAAATCTACAAATGGAGGCAGCACATGGTCTTCAGCTGGTTCTTTTAATCTATCGGCCGGCTATTTATCAGGATTTTTGCGCATACATCCAAAAAATAATTCAGTATTGTATGGAGGGATTAGTAATGCGGTTTATAAAACCACAGATGGTGCAACTACATGGGGAACATACATATATAGAGATTCCAGTTATGTAATCGACATGGAATTTCATCCAACAAATCCTGATACTTTGTATATTGCATCAAAAGGGAGTCGACCAAAAATAACTAGAAGTCTTGATGGGGGAGTTACTTGGACAGTAAGACAGGCTTTTGAATCAACAGATAGAAGAATAGAATTAGCAGTCAGCCCCAATGCGCCTTCGATGGTATATGCTGCCGTTACTAATTCCGGCGGTGGTTTGTCGGGCATTTATCGATCACTTGATAATGGAGAAACCTTTGATAAAATATTTGATGGTGCTGTTAGTGGTCATAGCATTATGGGATACTATAGTGATGGAAGCGGAAATAATACAGGCCAGGGTTGGTATGATCTTGCATTAGCTGTTTCCCCTACAGACGCAAATACTTTATATTTAGGTGGGATTAATACATGGAAATCCATCGATGGTGGGGTAAGCTGGACTATAAATAATATGTGGACAGATCATTCGAATTATAATAAGGCTGTCCCCAAGGCACCAGAGGTTCATGCAGATAAACACGTGTTAAAGTTTCAAAGTCCATATACCCTTTTTGAAGGTAATGACGGAGGAATATACAAAAGCACCAATGGAGGAGCCAGTTGGACTGATCTAACAAATGGGATGACCATTAGTCAAATTTATCGTTTAGGTGTATCCGCAACATCACTCAATACAGTAATTACAGGTCTACAAGATAATGGATCTAAACTTTTCCATAACGGAACTTGGTATGATGTAAAAGGAGGCGATGGAATGGAATGTTTAATTGATTATACGAATCAGAATATTCAGTATGCTACCTATATTGATGGACAAATTGCACGAACAACAAATCTTTGGGCTACGGCTACTGATATTTACAAAAATATTGGAGATGGTACCTTGGAAGGACATTGGGTAACTCCATTTTTAATTGACCCGGTTGATCACAATACAATTTATGTTGGATATCAGGATGTTTGGAAATCAACGGATTTGGGTGACAGTTTTGTTAATATTTCTTCCATCAACACATCTAATAATATCAGATCAATGGCCATTGCGCCTTCCAACAACAAGGTGATGTATGTTGCTGATCAATCTCGATTATGGGTTACCACTAATGGTGGGAATACGTGGGCTGATGTAACCGGAAACTTACCCACAAGAATAACTTATTTGGCCGTTCATGCCAATGATCCAAATACCGTTTGGGCAACCCTTGGAGGATATACCGGAAATCAAGTTTATGAATCAACCAGCGGAGGAACAACCTGGACCAATATTTCAACAGGATTACCCAGCTTGCCAGCGTTTAGCATTGTTCAAAACAAGTATGCACTTACTAAAAATCAGTTATATGTTGGAACTGATCGTGGAGTTTATTTTAAAGATGGAACAGCAAATTGGACATTATTTAATACTGGGCTACCAAATGTAATGGTTACAGAACTCGATATTTATTATAATTCATCAAGTCCTGATAGTAGTATACTATTTGCTTCTACTTATGGCAGGGGTTTGTGGAAATCTGATTTAAAAGAAATTCCAATATTATCAGTTGACGCAAGTATCTTGGAAATTGTGCTTCCAAAAGAAAAAACCTATTGCATGGAAACTAAAATTAGCCCAACAATTATTGTTAAAAATAATGGAACAAATAATATTACCAGCTTTATATTATCATATAATATCAATGGCGGAGCTCCGATATCTTATTCATGGACGGGATCGTTGGCAAAAGGGAAAATTGATACAATAACCTTTGCCGAAATTTCACTCCTTGTTGGCACTTATACATTTAATGCATCATTATCAAACATAAACGGCGGTTTAGACGAAGTAAGTATAAACAATAATAAGTCTATAAATTACACCATTGTTTCGGGTAATTATACTTATCCTATTACCGAAGGATTTAATTCATCAAGTATCCCTGTTTGTTGGACAGAGGAAATAGTAAGAGATTTGGGTGGTGTAGCACCGAAGCTTACTTATGTTGGTGCAAGCACAAACCCTACACAAACACCTTATGAGGGTACTCATATGGTAAAATTTAATTCAGATGATTGTGAAAGAGGAGATCAGATTCGTTTGATCAGCCCTGCATATTCATCTGAGGGGAAATCCAACATTACGGTTAGTTTCCAATGGAGCGAGAGTGCCACATACAGCAATCAGGATAGTTTAACCGTTCAATGGTCAACTAATGGTATATCTTGGAATTATGGTAAAACATTTATAAGATATAACAATGCTAATCCCGGATGGGAATCCAAGACCTTTACTTTGCCGGTTGATGCCGAAAACAAAACATCCCTTTATATTGCCTTCCTGTTTACTGCCGATTATGGGATAAACTGTTATTTTGATAATTTTAAAATTACTGTTCAGGAACCTGCTGCTGCTACAATAACAACAGGGGTTATTAGTGGAAGTCCATTTAATATTTCATCCACTACAGGCACCAGCATAAATGTACCATTTACTTCCACGGGAACTTACACCTCAAACCAATACAAAACTTACCTGTCAAATGCCAGTGGCAGTTTTACCAATGAAGTTGAGATAGGCTCTTTAACATCTGATGCTAATTCAGGAACAATCCAGGCTAGTATTCCGGCAGGCACTTCAGCGGGTACCTCTTATAAAGTAAGAGTAAAATCAAGTAATCCTGTTATTATTGGATCTGAGAGTAGTTCCTTTGAAATTAGAACTACAACTTCATCCATCACCTTAGGTTCAATATCCGGGTCGCCCTTTGTTGTTTCAAAAATATTAGGAAAAGTAATCAATATCCCATTTACAATTTCGGGCGGCTTCACAGCTAACACCTTTACCGCATTCTTATCTAATAAAAATGGCGAATTTAGCACCGAAACGCAAATTGGGACTTTAGTTTCAAATAATAGTGGTGTTTTGATGGGAATTATTCCTACCAATACCCCTAGTGGCGAAGCCTACAAAGCTAGAATAAAATCGAGCAATCCAGTTATAACAAGTTTGGAAAGTGCAGCTTTTAGCATTGTTTTGGACACTATCGGTCCAACGGTCACGGTAACTTCAAATGTTGCAAACCCGACCAATGTTTCACCAATTGATGTTTCAATTGTTTTTAGTGAACAGGTTAGTGGTTTTGATATATCGAAAATAACGGTTGTAAACGCTACAAAAAATCAGTTTACATTACTTGGTAATTCTTCATTTTCTGTTAAATTGAGCCCAATTGTTGATGGAATTGTTAGTGCAAGCGTTGCTCAGGGTGTTGCTTTTGATGCGCTTGGCAATCCAAATTCAGCATCTCAACCATGGAATACTAATTATATTAGGGCTTTAGGAATTGAAGATTTATTAAAGGAAGGAATCTTAATATTTCCAAATCCTGCAAGTAATGTATTAAACATTAAATTTGAAAAAATCCGGAAAATGGTAATGCTGAATGTGATTGGTTTAGATGGAAGGCTTTACCATTCAATCGAATTATTAAATTCAAATAATTATCAATTGGATATTTCGAATCTAGCAAAAGGAATGTACATCATACGGATGATTACTGAAGAGAATGTTATTAATGCCCAACTTATTAAGCAATAA
- a CDS encoding succinylglutamate desuccinylase/aspartoacylase family protein, with protein sequence MIKLSKKLFLLFLIGSISISCFAQNPITVGEVTARSGEKISGYIIVPAGADSDIVKVPITLINGVKAGPTLALVAGVHGYEYPPVLAMTKLSQLLDPNSISGKVIIVHVANVPSFLKRTVYYNPYDWKNFNRVFPGKVDGTNSERIAFQITKEVIDQCDYLIDNHCGDGNEDLMQYLYYTEIGNPEVDNRSKQLAINFNLKVIVHETNRTKDVINSLYVSNTALLRGKPAISIEAGKLGGTAEEDINAIMKGSYNILKHLKMLAGEPKLDFESVWVQEFKIITSEHEAGLYYPIVSRGDHVQKGELVGYLTDFFGNTLQEVKSPFDGIVLYIIATPPMSFGEPMAMIGRF encoded by the coding sequence ATGATAAAACTATCTAAAAAACTATTTTTATTATTTCTGATTGGCAGCATAAGCATTTCATGTTTTGCCCAAAATCCTATTACCGTTGGGGAAGTTACCGCTAGGTCGGGTGAAAAAATAAGCGGCTATATCATTGTGCCTGCCGGCGCAGACAGCGACATCGTTAAGGTTCCAATCACTTTGATTAACGGGGTAAAAGCCGGACCTACTCTCGCACTTGTTGCAGGAGTGCATGGATACGAATATCCACCGGTATTGGCAATGACTAAACTATCGCAACTATTAGATCCTAACAGTATCTCCGGAAAAGTAATTATCGTGCATGTTGCGAATGTACCCTCTTTTTTAAAGAGAACGGTGTATTATAATCCATATGATTGGAAAAACTTCAATCGGGTATTTCCCGGTAAAGTTGATGGTACAAACTCCGAACGGATTGCTTTTCAAATCACAAAGGAAGTCATTGATCAATGCGATTATTTAATAGACAACCATTGTGGAGACGGGAATGAAGATCTCATGCAGTATTTGTATTACACTGAGATTGGAAATCCGGAGGTAGATAATAGATCAAAGCAACTGGCTATAAATTTCAATCTGAAGGTTATTGTTCATGAAACAAATAGAACCAAAGATGTAATTAATTCTTTGTATGTTAGCAATACTGCCCTATTGAGAGGTAAGCCTGCAATATCAATAGAAGCAGGCAAACTTGGTGGAACTGCAGAAGAAGATATTAATGCAATTATGAAAGGCAGCTATAATATTTTAAAACACCTTAAAATGCTTGCCGGCGAACCTAAGTTGGATTTTGAATCAGTTTGGGTACAAGAATTTAAAATCATCACTTCTGAGCATGAAGCCGGACTTTACTATCCAATTGTTTCAAGGGGCGATCATGTTCAAAAAGGCGAACTTGTAGGTTATTTAACAGATTTTTTCGGAAATACCTTACAGGAAGTAAAGTCTCCATTTGATGGGATCGTTCTTTATATTATTGCTACGCCACCTATGTCATTTGGTGAACCAATGGCAATGATCGGAAGGTTTTAA
- a CDS encoding NAD(P)/FAD-dependent oxidoreductase — protein sequence MFDSKITIIGAGVVGLAIAAKLSENYNSVLVIERNKLFGQETSSRNSEVIHAGIYYPKNSLRANLCVEGKKLLYQFCEQYEIPHKKCGKLIVATTEGEIPILNEIKQKANENGVDDLIFLNQEEIANLEPNIFALKALFSPSTGIIESHSYMKRLETMALNNGAEMVYGTVVKAMKKLEQGYEISLLEPDGTSYSFTSEYVINSAGLESDLVAEMIGIKSEELRIQFCKGQYFSINPPKNRLLNHLVYPVPDPNLIALGIHVTIDLGRGAKLGPDAIYLDENLYDYKVDIARKEVFYNSVKRFLPFLELEDLSPEMAGLRPKIQKKGESTKDFYIQEESEKGYSGFINLIGIESPGLTASLAIAKMIERMLK from the coding sequence ATGTTCGATTCAAAAATTACCATTATAGGTGCCGGAGTGGTTGGATTGGCAATTGCCGCCAAACTTTCTGAAAACTATAATTCCGTTTTAGTTATTGAACGAAACAAACTCTTTGGGCAAGAAACCAGTAGCCGGAACAGTGAAGTAATCCATGCCGGAATTTATTATCCCAAAAACAGCTTAAGGGCAAATCTTTGTGTGGAAGGCAAAAAATTGCTTTATCAGTTTTGTGAACAATACGAAATTCCTCATAAAAAATGCGGGAAACTAATCGTCGCAACAACCGAGGGGGAAATCCCTATTTTAAATGAAATCAAACAAAAAGCCAACGAAAATGGCGTTGATGATTTAATCTTTTTGAATCAGGAAGAAATTGCAAATCTGGAGCCCAATATTTTTGCTTTAAAAGCTTTGTTTTCGCCATCAACCGGAATTATCGAATCACATTCATACATGAAACGATTGGAAACGATGGCTTTAAATAATGGGGCTGAAATGGTTTATGGAACAGTTGTTAAGGCAATGAAAAAGCTGGAACAGGGTTATGAAATTTCTTTGCTTGAACCCGATGGAACATCCTATTCGTTCACTTCAGAATATGTAATTAATTCGGCCGGACTCGAATCTGATCTTGTTGCTGAAATGATTGGTATTAAGAGTGAAGAATTAAGAATCCAGTTTTGCAAAGGACAATATTTCAGTATCAATCCACCCAAAAACCGTTTGCTAAACCATTTGGTTTATCCCGTTCCGGATCCAAACTTAATTGCTCTGGGAATACATGTGACAATTGATTTAGGCAGAGGTGCAAAGCTAGGCCCTGATGCCATTTATCTGGATGAAAACCTTTATGATTATAAAGTTGATATCGCACGAAAAGAAGTTTTTTACAATTCGGTAAAACGATTTTTACCTTTTCTTGAATTAGAAGATTTAAGCCCTGAAATGGCCGGACTTCGTCCGAAAATACAAAAGAAAGGAGAGTCCACAAAAGATTTTTATATTCAGGAAGAAAGTGAAAAAGGATATTCCGGATTTATTAATTTGATTGGGATTGAATCGCCGGGATTAACAGCTTCTTTGGCTATTGCAAAAATGATTGAAAGAATGCTTAAATAA
- a CDS encoding PAS domain S-box protein codes for MIEKLDTWREAIINGSRDAIFISDVDANFIMINTAACRLTGYSEQELLKMKIPDLHETQDLQAFLLFHNRIISGEEILTESKIKQKNGQKVDVEFNNTRIIINGIHYMHSSARDITERKLADDILRESEEKFKTIFNESTIGIELYQADGKQIAANKASMEMFGIPDVSEIKEFNLFEGTSLNPERQKKLRQGKSISYQAIFNFEKVKELKQYRTNKSGIAHLDYIITPIFGTKEHLIKGYLLQVQDITERKRAEEEILVLAHSLKSVNECVSITDFENKILFLNESFLKTYGYTEDELIGKTMEIVGSIKNPAQIIRKIFLATLEGSWQGELINTKKNGSEFPISLSTTVIKDKSDKPIGLIGVASDITERINKEKELIEAKDKAEESDRLKSAFLANMSHEIRTPMNGILGFAQLLKEPKLTGEEQQKYIHIIEKSGERMLNIINDIINISKVEAGQMEISFTETNINEQIEDIYTFFQPEIEKKGVQFSFKNSLPSKRSIIKTDREKIYAILTNLVKNAIKFTKTGSIEFGYRSVGTPNSVSLLEFFVKDTGTGISAEKKEIIFERFRQGNDLLNKGYEGSGLGLTISKAYVEMLGGKIWVESEEGVGSVFYFTVPYHTKTKEISYSNEWMLAKDENNQLYPKVSGLKVLVVEDDEPSEILIKKIIKDYSKDVLIAKNGIEAIDIYRNIPDLDLILMDVKMPTMDGYEATRRIRQFNKEVIIIAQTAYAVAGEREKALNAGCNDYISKPINRVLLAELMQKYFNA; via the coding sequence ATGATAGAGAAATTAGATACTTGGCGTGAAGCCATTATTAATGGTTCGCGAGATGCAATTTTCATTTCAGATGTTGATGCTAATTTTATTATGATTAATACCGCTGCTTGTCGGTTGACAGGCTATTCGGAACAAGAATTATTAAAAATGAAAATTCCTGATTTGCACGAAACTCAGGATTTGCAAGCCTTTTTGCTGTTCCACAACAGGATAATAAGTGGGGAGGAAATATTGACGGAATCAAAAATAAAGCAAAAGAATGGTCAAAAAGTCGATGTAGAATTTAATAATACCAGGATTATCATCAATGGCATTCATTACATGCACTCTTCTGCCCGTGACATTACAGAACGTAAACTAGCGGACGATATACTACGAGAAAGTGAAGAAAAGTTTAAAACTATTTTTAATGAATCAACAATCGGTATCGAACTTTACCAGGCAGACGGAAAGCAAATTGCGGCAAACAAGGCCTCTATGGAGATGTTTGGAATACCGGATGTTTCAGAAATCAAGGAGTTTAATCTTTTTGAGGGTACCAGTTTAAACCCTGAAAGACAAAAAAAACTTCGCCAAGGAAAATCTATCTCATATCAGGCAATTTTTAATTTTGAAAAAGTTAAGGAGCTTAAGCAATATAGAACAAATAAAAGTGGAATAGCTCATCTAGACTATATTATAACACCAATATTTGGAACAAAAGAGCATTTAATTAAAGGATATCTGCTGCAAGTTCAGGACATCACCGAACGCAAACGTGCCGAAGAAGAAATATTGGTACTTGCCCATTCTTTAAAAAGTGTAAACGAATGTGTGAGCATTACTGATTTTGAAAACAAAATATTATTTCTCAACGAATCTTTCTTAAAAACATATGGTTACACAGAAGATGAATTGATAGGTAAAACAATGGAGATTGTAGGTTCAATAAAAAATCCAGCACAAATAATCAGGAAAATATTTTTAGCTACTTTGGAAGGTAGTTGGCAGGGTGAATTGATCAATACAAAAAAGAATGGAAGTGAGTTTCCTATATCTCTTTCTACAACTGTAATCAAAGATAAATCTGACAAACCCATAGGTTTAATAGGGGTGGCTTCAGATATTACCGAACGTATAAATAAAGAGAAAGAATTAATTGAGGCTAAAGACAAAGCGGAAGAAAGTGATCGGTTAAAATCAGCCTTTTTAGCGAATATGAGTCATGAAATACGAACCCCGATGAATGGGATACTTGGTTTTGCGCAACTACTAAAAGAACCAAAACTAACAGGAGAAGAACAACAAAAATACATCCATATTATTGAGAAAAGTGGTGAACGGATGCTCAACATTATCAACGACATCATTAATATTTCAAAAGTGGAAGCAGGTCAAATGGAAATATCTTTTACCGAAACAAATATAAACGAACAGATCGAGGATATTTACACTTTTTTTCAACCCGAGATTGAAAAAAAAGGAGTGCAATTTTCTTTTAAAAACAGCTTGCCCTCTAAAAGGTCTATAATTAAAACCGACCGGGAAAAAATATATGCCATTCTTACAAATCTTGTTAAAAATGCCATTAAATTTACGAAAACCGGATCTATTGAATTTGGATATAGGTCGGTAGGGACACCGAATTCGGTGTCCCTACTGGAATTTTTTGTGAAGGATACAGGCACAGGTATTTCTGCCGAAAAAAAAGAAATCATTTTTGAGCGGTTCAGGCAAGGCAATGATTTGTTAAATAAAGGTTATGAAGGTTCCGGATTGGGATTAACCATTTCAAAAGCCTATGTTGAAATGCTGGGTGGAAAAATCTGGGTTGAAAGCGAAGAAGGAGTTGGTTCGGTATTTTACTTTACCGTTCCTTACCATACGAAAACCAAAGAAATCAGTTATTCAAATGAATGGATGTTAGCTAAAGATGAAAATAATCAGCTTTATCCAAAAGTTTCGGGATTGAAAGTTCTGGTTGTAGAAGACGATGAACCATCAGAAATCCTGATAAAAAAAATTATTAAGGACTATAGTAAGGACGTATTAATAGCAAAAAATGGAATTGAAGCCATTGATATTTATCGCAATATTCCTGATCTTGATTTGATATTGATGGATGTGAAAATGCCCACGATGGATGGTTACGAAGCCACCCGAAGAATAAGGCAGTTTAACAAAGAGGTAATCATCATCGCACAAACGGCATATGCAGTTGCGGGAGAAAGAGAAAAAGCCCTAAATGCCGGTTGTAATGATTATATTTCAAAACCGATAAATCGGGTTTTGTTGGCAGAATTAATGCAGAAGTATTTTAATGCTTGA